Sequence from the Rutidosis leptorrhynchoides isolate AG116_Rl617_1_P2 chromosome 3, CSIRO_AGI_Rlap_v1, whole genome shotgun sequence genome:
ACTACATGACTATTGACTGGAGTTCTAACACAATCATCTCCGTGCAAATTACCTATTGAATAAACAAACGCAAAATTAGCCACACATACAGCACAACATAACCGAACCAAGACACAAGAACTTGTACGCATTAATTTGAAATCAAGCCAACATTTCTGACAAAAACCCAATTGAAAAACCAACTCTGCCTTAGTAACATCCACCTCCTAAAGCTAACCAACCGCAATACCCAACAACATCACAAACCAGGAGCACACATCAACCGCACCATTCAAAAGCTGCAAAAAAGCCCGTAGGAATCAACCCTAAACTGCCCTACAGAACGCACAATCCCATCCTCTAGTAAACGAAGAACAAGCTCGGTCACTGGAACCTATAGAGGCACAGATCGGTGGCCAATGATTTACCCTCAACCAACTCGGGAGAAATAGGAAAAACATTCAGACCACAATGCACATCGGCCAGATAAATAAGACCACTAACAAAGGAAAGAAAAGTCACAGACTAGAGGAAATCACTCAGGGACACAAGGAGATCAACACCCTCGATATCGAACACAAAATATATAAATTCTCAATTTGTCATTCAATTTTTAATTTACTCATAATTTACAATTTTACCCTCCATGTTTTCGTTTTACAAAATTAGTCCTCCAAGAATCTAAATTTTGATTAATTTTAAAACCTTGTCGAACTCATTTCTGCTGCTATACGATTCGAGTTTCAGCCGCCCTCAATCGATCCAAATCCAACCCCTATCGGATTAGGTTTGTTTTTCCCATTCTCTCTGTTATATTTTGTTGTGCTTTCTGAAACCTATATCGTATGCGTATATTTCACTGTTTTATATTGTTTTAGGGTTTTCACTATAATGTTAGGTAATTAGCGATTCACTAAAGGAACAAACTGTGACTTGATCGAGCTTATAATGAACTTGTTTTACTGATATTATTATACAGAATTGTTCGGTGATCAATAATGATTTTCGGGGCGATAAGATCCCTAATTCGACCTGTATCGAGAACCCTAATTTCCTCCAGATCTATTACAACAACCACCTCATCCTTTATCTCTAAGACGGTGTACTCTGCTAACCACGCCAATGAGTTACGTCCATTTTTCGGCTCACTTCACCAGAGCCATTTTTTATGGATGCCTGCATCAGTTAGGTCAATTCAGAGCCTAACGGATACACGCTTACCTAAGAGAAGGCCTGTTGATAAACCTCGTAGGAAAAGGGCTAGCTTGAAGCCTAAAGGTTGGTGATTATATCACAAATTTCTTTGTGCTTTTACATTTCTGTGGCCCGTTTAGGAACTCAATGTTTATCGATCTTGATTAATATGAGTTTTGATTGTTCTAGGTCCATTGTAATCATTTTAAGGCTTTTTTTTTTTCTGGGAAAATGTTGAATTATATAACCATCTATGACATGTTTGTTGCAAATAAATATAGGATTTTCATTTCTGAAAATCGCTAGATTCATTGTGAAATTACACATCCTTACATCCAAACACCTTGTTACTCTAATTTAAATATTCAAAAGTGCGATTTTAGTTAATTTTTGACATTAAGGAAGTTTGGGGTACGTTTTCAGTATTGAGTTTGCAAAATGTGATCGTTTGTTGCAATGCAGGGCCTTATGCTTGGGTTAAACATGTTCCTGGTGAACCAATACCTGCAAGTCAACCAAATGAAGGAAGTGTAAAACACAGAAATGAGAAAAAGCGGATAAGACAGCGGCGGGCCTTCATACTGGTACGATTCTGTCACCTTGCTTTCGTTTAACCATAACCATGTAGCTATCATACACTACACAGATATATATACTCATACCTAATGTACAAATTCACGTGATGAAATGCTTAAGTGGAGTGAAATAATCTATCATTTAATGAGCACAATCTTACCTTTTAAGTCAACTTGCGTTCATAGAGTACGTGAAATCATGTTGATTCAGTATTGAATGATATATGAAAGTGTGTAGAACAGAAGTTAAGGTAGCTATTTTAGGTCATTTACTTATTAATTGGCTGAATTGGGTGACAACTTATCCAATGTTAACACATTAATCGCTTAAAGTTTAAATTGCCACTTTtaggttttatgattgtgtaaaccAGAACAAGTTAGAGGTGATTTGCCTAGATGCATAAAAGATCACATTTATATGTTTTGAGAACGTACATTTGATTTTAAATTCAAATTAGAAATATAAACTGACCCATGTGAAATAGAATATGGTAAAGGAAAATGATAGACTAACCTAAACTGAATTAACCGAAATATGGGCCTAATAAGTTGATCGGTCTACATGAATAATCTATTGGATATGATGAGGAAAGAGAAAGTGCATATaacatattttacaaagtgattggATTTGGCGAATTCTACAAAGTGAAATCTCATGAACCCATTTTACAAAATTAAAATGTTAGATTATATTTGTAAAATTACATCCTTTTTGTTGTAATATCTTCATAATAAAATTATTGCTAGTCTACCCATCGTGCACCATGTGACAAGTTACCAGTACCAGTCCATTAATTTATTTCTAACCACCACTAGTCATGATTTTttgttctttgttttttttttttgtatgtgaATTGGAATTTGATGATACACAGGCTGAAAAGAAGAAATGTAAGGCTCAGTTGCAGGAAGCAAACCGTAAGAAGAAAATTCAAAGAATAGAAAGAAAGATGGCTGCAGTGGCCAGAGATAGAGCCTGGGCTGAAAGACTAGCTGAGTTACAGCAGCTCGAGGAAGAAAAAAAGAACTCGGCTATGATTTGAATCTAAAGTTTTACAACTTTCAAAGTTACACAGATGACTTCTGTTTGCTGCAATAACTGCACCATTTTGAACATTAGCTTTGTAGTCATTTGTGGATTTTAATAGAATGTTATTTAAATATCCAAGATTTTTGTGCATTTTGGGTATGATGATGCACTTAGTTCTTTCTAATATGCTCATTTGTACTTTATAGAAACATGATAACGATGGTCTTAAGACCACCATTAACCCTGACTGTGATGTAAGAGGTAAATGGTGTACTTTTTGATGATATGGCAAGGTCATAATTTAGTGAAGTTAAATAAAGGGAAGTGTCAAATTTGAAGGTTAAATTTGTGGtgagtgatgtggtaaaatattattggtagttgggtataaaatagtatattaataatatataaaaagtaatGGTGAAATATGATTGGTGGAAATTCAtttgacacaaaaaaaaaaaaattcagtcaTGACCGTGACTAACGCCCCATAAGCGTTTCGGGTGACGCCCCATTAAAGGCGTCAGGGGCGTCAGAGCCCTACCACCTTGAATGCCACCTCATCTGACCCAAAAATCCAATGCCCCTTTAATGGTGGTCTAAGGGATATCACTAAAGTGTAGTGACATGCATAATACTTGTCTGACAAATTTAAGGTCCATTACAAATATGCATGAATCCAGGGTTGTCGTTAACCGAATTATATTAAACAAATAACAAAAGGTCTCAGATCAACAATTGTCTCGAAACATGTGTTAGTACTAGAATTTTTGTATAAGACCACTTCTAATTGTGCCTGTAGCGGGTGCACTTTTCGGGTGATGTGGTAATGTCATGGAGTGAAGGTAAATAAGCGTCACTTTTTTAGTGTTAAATTTGTGATGGGCGATGTGGTAAAATGTGATTGAAAGTTGGGAATaagataaataaattaataatatataaattaatttagtGAAATCTTATTGGTCCAAAAAAACTTACCTTTTTTTCCGTCAGTCCCATGACTAACGCCCCTTTTTCGTTAAAATTGACGCCCCGTTAGTGACGTCAGGGGGCGTCAGTTAGTGCCACATGGGATGTCACGTAAGTGACGCCTAAAAAGTGAAGCTCTGATAGAATTGGTCTTGCTACCGACTCCAATATAACAAGTAATCAAGCCGCCGATTACAGCTAAGCCATTCTCAAACTTCATCATACTAGTATTTTGACCGTCGTTAGTATATTCATTTATTCATTTTacaatatattttaaacaatttgTAGATCTAGATCTTGACGTGTCTCTAAGTCTCACAGATAAAAATTAACCTTAACAAATTAACATTGTGTTATTAATCTAAATAAATAAACGGATAAGATTGACCCTGTTCATGCTACCGGAAAAAGAATATTTATAATAAGATGTACGAGGTCTAATTAGGTTATCCTGTGGCCGTACTCGAAGATATGTTGTGCTATTCTCTACTAATGAGGTTTGAAATTGAGAATTTACAAGATTTCAGGAATGATTAAACATCTTGGAATGATTAATCTTGTACGAGGTCTAATGAGGTTTGAAGTTGACCATCTTGGTATGATTAAAGATTGGAGTATAATGACAATTTAGTAAAGAAAATGGAAAAAATGGAAAAAAATGATGGAAAAAAATACAACTTAGAACATATAATTGTGTGTTTATTACTGTAAACGTGTATACAAATGTACCAAGATGTTGCGTTAAACAATTAAAATTCCTATAATAAATTAGACTATGATCCAAATATGACAAATGAGACTTATTTAGCAGATAAGTTCCAGACGCGTGGTCTGATGCATCCATCCTTATTGGGTCAATGGCTGACTGGGTAGCCAATGCCATGTCTTTTAGAAGGAAAAATCACAAATACCAAACTACAAACAAGACCAAGTCCTAAAGGAACAATGTCTAAAACCTCTTGAGCTTCATGACTTGGTTTTGGATAAAAACAACTGACCACACTTCTAGCAAAGTCCACAAAACAAAAGCCGACACACACGCATGAATCCAATCAACTGCGGTCAACTTATACTTTCTTAAGTCCGGTGAACCGGATGATGAAGCCGCTGCGGTTTGAGAATCAAACACCCACATGCCTTTAAACGTCGCAAAACCATAAAACACTTGACCATCTGATGACTTGAAACTGTCAGTAAAGCTTGCAAGGAAACAAGCTGCGGTTAGGAAGATGAGTAGGATAGCGGTGAGTGGGCGTGTGACTATATCACATTGACCGTGGTTTGTGAAGATAGGTGTAACGGTTTGGAGGGCTAAAAGGGTGCCTGTTGGTAAAAGGTTGGATAATTGGGCCGTGCTAGCTAGTGTTTGTGAAATAGCCCATTGTGATAAAGTGGGTGGTGGTTGGGCCGGTTTAGGGGTTTCGGGGGCTTCGTTGTGATCCTCCTCATCGTCTGAGGAGGATGTGTTTGCTAACGGTCTAGCTCTAAGAGACATTATGAGTGGTAATATAGAAACAAGGTATCAGCGACGAAAGAATCAAAGAAATTGTATTGGAAATATAAGGTTTTTGTTAGTAAATTGTATTATTATGATAAGAGAATATCGAAGGGAGACTTTCATATATAGAGATGTATAAAGTGGGGTTAGGTGTTTTTGTAGCAGTTAGGACAAAAGGTTTGAACATTGAATTTTGGAGACTTCAAGATTTGTGAATTTAGCTTAAAAAGTTAATAATATTGATTCTCATTTTCACATGGAGACATGTCTTTGTTTATTGTCAATATGATATAAATATAAGATCAACATGCTATATTGCTATGACGTGTATTTGTTTTGGTCAATGAACGTACTCCATGGTGGTACGTAATCAAAAagcttaatattataattaattatattatatattattataaggtTGGTATGTAACATGATGTTTCCTACAATTTAAGATCATTGTAAAGACTAAGAAATGTCGCCTACATGCGTGTTTTAAACCTCAAGGATTGTGTCAAACTAATACATGAAACACATAAACTGTGTTTTTAACTAGTTACACATCGTTTAACCACATACATCGAAGCTTCTTTCCTCGTAATGAACAAGACATTGCTGATCATTATTTGACCAAGCGTTCAACAAGAACAAAAGCATAACAAAAAAAACACGCGTGCTGTCAGTCAAACAGATCCAACAAATGCAGCAAGAAAAATTCAGATCAAGAAATTTTAAGATCAGTGATTTGGAATCCAAACATCTAgtaacaaactttcattacaaaatTGAAAAAAGCTCAGTGTAGCATAAGAAGCGAAAATATTGAAAATAACTGTTTCAATTGACTGCCagttttttttttaacaataaGCCCAAAACAGAAGCTCTTTTCTTCATTCTTGTTGCGGCCCGGCTGCAGCAGCTGCTGCCGGTGGTGCACCCGGGGGTGCATTCTGCTGATTAGCCTGTTCCCCGCTTGGTCCTGGTGTAGCCATCATGGTCTGATGAGCCTGTGAAGGGTATTGTTGATatggttgtggttgtggtggtgGCGGACCATAAGCATACGGCCGCGGTGGATAATACTGTTGATAGTATTGGCCACTACCACCACCTTGAGGCGGCATTGGTGGCGGTGGATAAGCAGCATACTGAGGCTGACCAGAACCGCCACTCCTATTCTCACCTGACCCACTTGCCCCACTCCCATCTTGAGTTTGGATCACCGCCCCCATTCTAGAAGGATCCATCGACGGATAAAAAGCCCTACCATGCTGACCTGGCGGTGGTGGAATGTTAAAATAATGCATCTGTGGCGGCAATTGGTCTGGACCAGCTGCCGCCCCTGGCGGTTGAAACTGGTTTTGCTGCTGTGATATGACAGCACGGGGTAATAATCCGCTGTGTGCAACCGCTTGCTGTCTGGCGTCATCAGAAACACCTTCATTATCAGTTTTTGGTACTTGTGGTCGGCCCCACATTAGTTTTAGCCTAAGGCCTTTGATGACGAGTTTGTTTGATAGTTCATTGGCTGCTTTTTCTGCACCTTCTCGAGTAGTGTAAGTGACGAATGCACACCCACGTTGAAAAACCATTTTAACGGACTCGATTTCGCCGTGAGAGTAAAAGGTGTCTCTAAGGTCTTGTTCTGAAAGTCTAGCATCTATCCCTCCTACATATAGGGTTCTTATGCTCTCGTCTTCTGGGGGTTCGAGAGACGGCATTTCACCAGCCTTGTTCAGTAGCTTCATTGCAACTGGGTCATTAATTCTGTAAATAGTGATGAAAAAAAATTCATATGTTGTTAAAATATTCATGTTAATTAGCATAAATATAACTTGTTTATATATAATTCAAGTATAACTTAAGCAAGGGTTGCTTAAATATCACATGCATATCAAAAAGATCTCACTTTATATATATGCATGAAGATCTCACTTTAAAACATCACACTagcaataaaattaattataagaaACTCTAAAATCATCTTCAAAAAAAGGAAAAAATATATGATGCAATAGAAAACAAGCATCATAGATAGACCTTTGAAGAAAGTGATTATATACTTTGAGCCTTGAGGCCACTGAAATATAAAGTTTTGTGTATTTAGGCCACCTGTTTATTAATATGACTTTATATGCCACGCAAAACTGGTAACTTGTTGCATTTCGACCAAATCCAACCAAAAAAACTCATCAAAGATTGTAAAATGACACAAATGTAGTTTGTTGTTTTTTTAAACACAAaggtaaggtaatttattgatttaATTTATTTGAATACAAGGTTACTTGTGTCATATacaatttctaatattatttttttGCTTTGTTTGGTTGAAAGTAACAAATTACAAGTTTGGATGGCCTATAAAGTTGTTTTTTATTACGAGTGGCCTACAAACACAAAACTACATATTTGGGTGGCCTCCTAATCTATAATCCCTTAAAGAAATAACAAAACCTTCATAAATATCACTACATACAACTACAATTGTTATaccatttttaatttttaaaacagAAATTACACAAGTAGTTGATGTTCCCCATAGATGTGTGGTATAGTACTTTTAGTTTTTCACGAATATCATCACTTTATAAATGGCAATGTTTTTCAAAGTGTTATTAGTGTGTGCGATCTAAATAACAGTAGAGTGATAGTTACGTACCCATAATAACGGTCTTTGATATTCTGTTGAGATAACTCGCCAGTAACAGGCATCTCATGCCGATAAGGGCATTCGGCACCTCTCGTACATTCACCTCTGATGAAGAAACTGCAGATATGTGCTCGGTTTCTCTGGTAATACGGTGTTGTCCTTTGTAGTTTCAGAATGGTATCATTTGGTCGTTCCTTTCCATATGAGGACTCATAGTCTAGCCCTGCTCTTGCCTGTATCAAGAAcgaaacaacaataaaaaaaaagtaACTCAACACCTGTATCTAATATTGCTTTAAACAAGAGTttcaatttcaacccatttacttaTAAACATGTTGACTTAGGATATGTTGTTGCATATCTAATGTGTGAAAAAAAAAACTTGTTTAAAACAGATATGTTAAATGGGTCAAAAAGAGAATAACATTTTCTTTGGAGCCACCTTTTTAGATTTTACCTGTTCTACCCATTAACAATACAACAGATTTCCAAATGAGCGGAGAGAGAATTCCAAATGAGCGATCAACCAATGGGGTTCATGAAGCATTTCGCACGGCAGGAGTCGGATACGGGAGAGAAGATAAGGGTAACCAAGCTAAGCATCAATTCACGGGTGTTAGAGGAAGTCATGGAATCAAATCATTCTTCTTTTACAATTTTCCTGATTCTTGGAACATAACTGATTTGTGGCGGCTGTTTAAACAATATGGCTCAATCCGGGAAGTTTTTGTTCCACCGATTAGGAGACTAAAAAGTGGACAAAGATTTGGGTTTGCTAGATTCGAAGGAATACTAGACATCAATATGGAAAGCTTTGCAAGAAAGTTAAGCAATGCTATGGCTGATAATCAATGTCTAAAAGTTTTTGTGGCAAATGAAGACAAGATGGATCTGCCACCTCCACCACCGACAATGAATCAACCGAGTGCCAGATCCAACCTTAACTATACCAAAACCATCCCTCAATTCCAGAAAACCGATGGAAGAAGTTACAAAAACGTAGTAGACGCAAGAGAAATCATCAATGAAAAAAGGAAAGTTCCAAGAGAAAAAGATAAGGTCGTCTATGCCGATCTTGACGATTCTGGTTTGCTCATGCATGCAATTGTGGGGCAAGTCAAAAAGTTAGAGATCCTCGAAACCTTTGGTGAAATCTGTGCTGCAGAAGGCTTATTCAACTTCAATCTAAAATATTTAGGTGGATTCGACATTATGCT
This genomic interval carries:
- the LOC139898047 gene encoding zinc finger CCCH domain-containing protein 40-like; the protein is MAHRILRDVEADGWERSDFPIICESCLGDNPYIRMTKANYDKECKICTRPFTVFRWRPGRDARYKKSEICQTCSKLKNVCQVCLLDLEYGLPVQVRDTALSINSNDSIPKSDVNREYFAEEHDRRARAGLDYESSYGKERPNDTILKLQRTTPYYQRNRAHICSFFIRGECTRGAECPYRHEMPVTGELSQQNIKDRYYGINDPVAMKLLNKAGEMPSLEPPEDESIRTLYVGGIDARLSEQDLRDTFYSHGEIESVKMVFQRGCAFVTYTTREGAEKAANELSNKLVIKGLRLKLMWGRPQVPKTDNEGVSDDARQQAVAHSGLLPRAVISQQQNQFQPPGAAAGPDQLPPQMHYFNIPPPPGQHGRAFYPSMDPSRMGAVIQTQDGSGASGSGENRSGGSGQPQYAAYPPPPMPPQGGGSGQYYQQYYPPRPYAYGPPPPQPQPYQQYPSQAHQTMMATPGPSGEQANQQNAPPGAPPAAAAAAGPQQE
- the LOC139898045 gene encoding uncharacterized protein; translation: MIFGAIRSLIRPVSRTLISSRSITTTTSSFISKTVYSANHANELRPFFGSLHQSHFLWMPASVRSIQSLTDTRLPKRRPVDKPRRKRASLKPKGPYAWVKHVPGEPIPASQPNEGSVKHRNEKKRIRQRRAFILAEKKKCKAQLQEANRKKKIQRIERKMAAVARDRAWAERLAELQQLEEEKKNSAMI